The Spirosoma oryzicola genome contains a region encoding:
- a CDS encoding DUF3784 domain-containing protein: MLIVACVLSIIFGSLGFIVTKSNAQYILAGYNTMSEQDRQAVSIDAYLKFFKRFHLTLALSLLGGVWLLSLKNNNWASLFMTVYPLVAYLYFLIRGTSFYQGPTQQKVGSYLTVGLLVLVIVVLIISSLKDLKSSELILNRQTLEIAGSYGFVLNRHDVYKQKLVNQLPPIAYKANGFAAGDYAKGRFKTKDGRAVWLFVNKQASPFLLITSAKGDIYYNHDKTSVRVLSQQLARWLEAQ; encoded by the coding sequence ATGCTCATTGTCGCTTGTGTTTTGTCCATCATCTTCGGGTCGCTTGGTTTTATCGTTACCAAAAGCAACGCGCAATACATTCTGGCGGGTTATAACACGATGTCGGAGCAGGATCGGCAAGCCGTATCCATTGATGCTTACCTGAAATTTTTCAAACGATTTCACCTTACGCTGGCGCTATCGTTGCTGGGCGGTGTCTGGCTGCTTAGTTTGAAAAATAACAATTGGGCCAGCTTATTTATGACCGTTTATCCGCTGGTCGCTTATCTGTATTTTTTAATCCGGGGAACATCGTTCTACCAAGGGCCTACCCAGCAGAAAGTAGGGTCTTATCTGACGGTGGGCCTACTGGTCCTTGTGATCGTCGTGCTGATTATTAGTAGCCTCAAGGATCTTAAAAGCAGTGAGCTAATTCTAAACAGGCAAACGTTGGAAATAGCGGGTTCTTACGGATTCGTGTTGAACCGGCACGACGTTTACAAACAGAAACTGGTCAATCAACTCCCTCCGATTGCTTATAAAGCAAATGGCTTCGCGGCAGGTGATTATGCAAAAGGGCGTTTCAAGACGAAAGACGGACGAGCAGTCTGGTTGTTTGTCAATAAACAGGCAAGCCCCTTTTTGCTGATCACGAGTGCGAAAGGCGATATTTACTATAACCACGACAAAACAAGCGTGCGCGTGTTGAGTCAACAGTTGGCGCGGTGGCTCGAAGCCCAATAA
- a CDS encoding PAS domain-containing sensor histidine kinase, which produces MMDQSSYFPFLPNSQAEQERLRYAIQAAQVGTWHFDISQQQVWWDKRCQELFGSQESGVIAYRQLLELVYEEDRQRFSEAIKVAFDPSSAGYYDVQFRTVGTQDGQPHWLHCQGRAYVDVLGAAYRLSGVARDITVQVHTQQQLEASKARFRSIVLNSPTPTVLFVGRDMVIDTVNMPMLQIWGKDESVMGQSLYQAVPELASQPLLEQLQRVYDRGEAYKNTKGKAKVVVDEQWQQSWFNFSYNPVYTEEGTIFGFIHTATDVTREVLALQQLQRSEVRFRSLIEEAPVATCLLVGREFKIEVANEFISAIFSGQKELIGQPLVDALPELRNQPLLAILGKVFDTGETYSTQGARADFFVDGAPRTNYVDCTAKPLFNEQGEVYAILVMATDVTKQVLAQQVIQRSEEQKTFLLQLTDQLRSLTSPSEVYYQAACLLGPYLGVDRIGYAQEKNDRQSVLIMPNYTNGVDDWQGEQSFADYGPLLAGFDDNRIIVRPDVANDPTLGEQQKEAHRLRQLGSTLNKPLVLKDGSVTILFIHYRQARYWTADELMLVDDVSARLVIAVERAKAEQALRESELKYRLLSEQLEQRVSDRTQELVQANQDLKRSNDNLQQFAYVASHDLQEPLRKIQSFSSLLSGQLEGPSNETAQSHLLRISSAGARMSTLIKDLLAYSRISTRQQVFGPVSLTGIITEVLSLLDWQIEQSDAQIKVDEMPVIKGDETQLTQLFQNLLANALKFVAPGKKPQVHVQYFLCPQKELPAVVQPSIQTSHYHQINVIDQGVGFDIKYLDRIFQVFQRLHSMSEFSGTGVGLAICQRVVENHGGGITASSEPGQGSTFSVYLPV; this is translated from the coding sequence ATGATGGATCAATCATCTTACTTCCCTTTCTTGCCCAATAGCCAAGCCGAACAGGAGCGCCTGCGGTATGCCATTCAGGCAGCTCAGGTAGGCACGTGGCATTTTGATATCAGTCAACAGCAGGTATGGTGGGATAAGCGTTGTCAGGAATTATTCGGCTCTCAAGAAAGTGGTGTTATTGCCTATCGTCAGCTTCTTGAGCTGGTCTATGAAGAAGACCGTCAGCGTTTTAGTGAAGCTATCAAAGTAGCTTTTGATCCTTCGTCAGCAGGCTACTACGATGTTCAGTTTCGTACGGTTGGCACCCAAGACGGTCAGCCGCATTGGTTGCACTGTCAAGGGCGGGCTTATGTAGATGTTTTAGGAGCTGCCTATCGACTCTCAGGGGTTGCTCGCGACATTACCGTTCAGGTACATACACAGCAGCAACTCGAAGCCAGTAAAGCCCGCTTTCGGAGTATAGTCCTTAATTCTCCCACGCCTACAGTTCTTTTTGTCGGTCGAGACATGGTGATTGACACGGTCAACATGCCTATGCTTCAGATATGGGGTAAGGATGAGTCCGTAATGGGTCAATCGCTTTACCAGGCGGTGCCCGAACTGGCCAGCCAGCCATTGCTGGAGCAATTACAGCGGGTCTACGATAGGGGAGAAGCTTATAAAAATACCAAGGGTAAGGCAAAAGTCGTTGTTGACGAGCAGTGGCAACAGTCCTGGTTCAACTTTTCCTATAATCCGGTATATACGGAGGAAGGGACTATCTTCGGTTTTATACACACAGCTACTGATGTAACGAGGGAGGTCCTGGCTCTTCAGCAATTACAGCGCAGCGAAGTTCGCTTTCGTAGCTTAATTGAGGAAGCGCCGGTTGCTACCTGCCTCCTGGTAGGCCGCGAGTTTAAAATAGAAGTGGCTAATGAGTTCATATCCGCTATTTTTAGTGGACAAAAAGAGTTGATTGGCCAGCCTCTGGTCGATGCTCTACCGGAGCTTCGGAATCAGCCGTTATTAGCCATTTTAGGTAAAGTTTTCGATACCGGGGAAACGTATTCAACGCAGGGTGCACGAGCCGATTTTTTTGTTGACGGTGCACCCCGAACAAATTACGTTGATTGCACGGCCAAGCCCCTGTTCAATGAGCAGGGAGAGGTATATGCAATCCTGGTAATGGCCACTGATGTTACGAAGCAGGTACTTGCTCAGCAGGTAATTCAACGTAGTGAAGAGCAAAAAACGTTCTTATTGCAACTGACGGACCAGCTTCGCAGTCTCACCAGCCCGTCGGAAGTGTACTATCAGGCTGCTTGTTTGCTTGGACCATACCTTGGCGTTGACCGTATCGGGTATGCTCAAGAAAAGAATGACAGGCAATCTGTTCTGATAATGCCTAACTACACAAACGGAGTTGATGATTGGCAGGGTGAACAAAGCTTTGCCGACTATGGACCGCTGCTGGCTGGCTTTGATGACAACCGTATTATAGTTCGTCCTGATGTTGCCAATGATCCAACGCTTGGTGAACAACAAAAAGAAGCCCATCGATTACGGCAATTGGGTTCGACGCTTAACAAGCCATTGGTATTAAAAGATGGATCTGTCACTATTTTGTTCATCCATTATCGTCAGGCGCGTTATTGGACCGCTGATGAGTTAATGCTCGTAGATGACGTTAGTGCTCGTCTGGTTATCGCAGTCGAACGCGCCAAAGCCGAGCAGGCTCTACGCGAAAGCGAACTGAAATATCGTCTTTTATCCGAGCAGCTGGAGCAGCGCGTATCTGATCGAACTCAGGAACTGGTTCAGGCGAATCAGGACCTTAAGCGTTCTAACGATAACTTACAACAATTTGCTTACGTAGCTAGTCATGACCTGCAAGAACCTCTTCGTAAGATTCAGTCCTTCAGTAGCTTATTAAGTGGACAGCTAGAAGGACCGTCAAACGAGACGGCTCAGAGCCATTTGTTGCGTATTTCTTCAGCTGGCGCTCGCATGTCCACATTGATCAAAGATTTGTTAGCCTACTCTCGCATCTCGACGCGTCAGCAAGTCTTTGGTCCCGTTTCCCTGACAGGAATCATTACAGAGGTACTTAGTCTGCTCGACTGGCAAATTGAGCAAAGTGACGCTCAGATCAAAGTCGATGAAATGCCCGTTATAAAGGGCGACGAAACACAGTTAACTCAGTTGTTTCAAAATTTGCTAGCCAATGCGCTTAAATTCGTAGCCCCCGGAAAAAAGCCGCAGGTGCATGTTCAGTATTTCTTATGCCCACAAAAGGAATTGCCGGCTGTGGTGCAACCGAGTATACAAACATCACATTACCACCAGATCAACGTCATTGATCAAGGCGTGGGCTTTGATATTAAGTATCTGGACCGCATTTTTCAGGTGTTTCAGCGGCTTCATAGCATGAGCGAGTTCTCTGGTACAGGGGTAGGGTTGGCAATCTGCCAACGTGTGGTGGAAAATCACGGAGGTGGAATTACCGCTAGTAGCGAGCCTGGACAAGGGTCAACGTTTAGCGTTTACTTGCCTGTATAA
- a CDS encoding AI-2E family transporter: protein MDKYSSPSDNGLFGQRVSIAVGITILFAALVSLFIVSFDVFLLLIAALLVALPLRAAARKLHETIGLKEGLSLILVILGVLALLSGMVWLLAARISEQIVQFKQQAPQALEAVRNQLESSSLGQQLLSNIPSVEEIQQNSAKLMAQASGILSGTFGALSNIYVVLFMAAFIVVDPKLYRDGIILLVPKAGRKRTAEILDTLNHTLVSWLLGQLFSMAVVGILTAIGLWALGVRLAGVLALFAGLISFIPNLGPIIALFPALLLASLDGMDQVLYVLILYLSVQTIESSVATPLVQKKMINMPPALVFGSQLVIGAFGGLLGLTLATPIMAMIMVIVKMVYVQDILDDDSVQVAP from the coding sequence ATGGATAAGTACTCATCGCCCTCGGATAATGGTCTGTTCGGCCAACGCGTCTCTATTGCCGTCGGTATCACAATTTTGTTTGCAGCGCTCGTTAGCTTGTTTATCGTTAGCTTCGACGTTTTTTTGCTCCTTATCGCGGCTCTACTGGTAGCCCTTCCTCTGCGGGCAGCGGCTCGCAAGCTGCACGAGACAATTGGTCTGAAAGAAGGGCTTAGCCTGATTCTGGTTATCCTGGGTGTGCTGGCTTTGCTGAGCGGAATGGTCTGGTTATTAGCCGCCCGAATCAGCGAGCAGATTGTTCAGTTTAAGCAACAGGCTCCGCAGGCTTTGGAAGCCGTTCGCAATCAACTGGAATCCTCCAGCCTGGGTCAGCAGCTACTGAGCAATATTCCGTCGGTTGAAGAGATTCAACAAAATAGCGCAAAGTTGATGGCACAGGCGTCGGGCATTTTGTCCGGTACATTCGGTGCGCTAAGCAATATCTACGTGGTGTTATTCATGGCTGCGTTTATTGTCGTTGATCCTAAGCTATACCGAGATGGAATTATTCTGTTGGTACCGAAAGCCGGGAGAAAACGAACGGCCGAAATCCTGGATACGCTGAACCATACACTCGTTAGCTGGCTTCTGGGTCAGCTTTTTTCAATGGCTGTTGTCGGCATCCTGACGGCAATCGGTCTGTGGGCACTGGGCGTTCGACTGGCGGGAGTACTGGCTCTATTTGCCGGACTGATTTCGTTTATTCCGAATCTGGGACCAATTATTGCTCTATTTCCGGCGCTGCTGCTGGCTTCTCTCGACGGTATGGATCAAGTACTTTACGTGTTGATTTTATACCTTTCTGTTCAGACAATTGAGAGTAGTGTAGCCACGCCACTGGTTCAGAAAAAGATGATCAACATGCCGCCCGCTTTGGTATTTGGCTCTCAGCTGGTAATTGGCGCATTCGGTGGTTTGCTGGGACTAACCCTGGCAACGCCTATTATGGCAATGATCATGGTAATTGTTAAGATGGTCTACGTGCAGGATATTCTTGACGACGATTCGGTACAGGTAGCGCCCTGA
- a CDS encoding DNA-3-methyladenine glycosylase I codes for MSYCSAIESMSAEKKALHKAYHDHLYGFPIDDDNELFGRLILEINQAGLSWETILKKEAGFRKAYDNFDIATVAAYSEEDRARLMADAGIIRNRLKINAAIDNAITIQRLQHEYGSFKNWLDFQHPRTKEEWVKLFKKTFRFTGGEIVNEFLQSTGYLPGAHELICAIYSKVLEAKPRWSQY; via the coding sequence ATGTCTTATTGTAGCGCCATTGAATCCATGTCGGCCGAAAAAAAGGCTTTACATAAAGCCTACCACGATCATTTGTATGGTTTCCCGATTGACGATGACAACGAATTGTTCGGCAGGTTGATCCTGGAAATTAATCAGGCTGGTCTTAGTTGGGAAACCATCTTAAAGAAGGAAGCTGGTTTCAGGAAAGCGTATGACAATTTTGACATTGCTACAGTGGCTGCCTATTCCGAAGAGGACCGGGCGCGCCTAATGGCTGATGCAGGAATAATCCGTAATCGGTTGAAAATTAACGCTGCTATTGACAATGCAATAACGATACAACGATTGCAACACGAGTATGGCTCCTTCAAAAACTGGCTAGATTTTCAGCATCCCAGAACCAAAGAAGAATGGGTGAAGCTGTTTAAGAAAACGTTCCGGTTTACTGGTGGTGAAATCGTCAATGAGTTTTTACAGAGTACTGGCTATCTGCCAGGGGCTCACGAGCTAATCTGTGCAATCTATAGTAAAGTACTGGAAGCAAAGCCTCGCTGGAGCCAGTATTGA
- a CDS encoding BLUF domain-containing protein encodes MDYCITYFSTAVESTTEHDIMDIVEFSRIKNARLGVTGVLLYVKGNIVQVLEGEQPLVEELYNSIRKDPRHTDVRTVISQPISQRLFSHWYMGYETVTTQQYEEVEGIISTDNQDNKSFDPNQPVILRMLQRFFELTHRP; translated from the coding sequence ATGGATTATTGCATTACTTACTTCAGCACCGCCGTCGAATCGACCACTGAGCACGACATAATGGATATCGTCGAGTTCAGTCGAATCAAAAACGCCCGATTAGGGGTTACGGGCGTGCTGCTTTATGTTAAGGGTAACATTGTGCAAGTGCTGGAGGGTGAGCAGCCACTCGTGGAAGAATTGTATAACAGCATCCGCAAAGATCCTCGGCATACAGATGTTAGAACAGTTATTAGCCAGCCTATATCCCAACGGTTATTTAGTCATTGGTACATGGGTTATGAAACGGTGACTACTCAGCAATATGAGGAGGTGGAGGGTATTATTTCGACTGATAACCAAGACAATAAGTCTTTCGATCCCAACCAGCCGGTTATTCTTCGCATGCTCCAGCGCTTTTTTGAACTTACTCATCGTCCCTGA
- a CDS encoding HPF/RaiA family ribosome-associated protein — MESTVDTIKIDLQTVGFDSSPQLAEQVKSELNRLLRFRKDIVAADFYLSEDGSNPQTNKLVRWRLGVPGNDLFAEARTASWSSSLREAGEKLRRQFVD, encoded by the coding sequence ATGGAAAGCACAGTTGACACGATCAAAATTGATCTACAGACCGTAGGGTTTGACAGCAGTCCTCAGTTGGCGGAGCAGGTTAAAAGCGAACTTAACCGATTGTTACGGTTTAGAAAAGACATAGTAGCCGCTGATTTTTACCTTAGTGAAGACGGTTCTAATCCACAAACTAATAAGCTGGTTCGCTGGCGGCTGGGTGTACCGGGTAATGATCTTTTTGCCGAAGCCCGAACCGCATCCTGGTCGAGCAGTCTGCGTGAAGCTGGTGAAAAGTTACGTCGTCAGTTCGTCGATTAA
- a CDS encoding response regulator, which produces MEKTGPIIFIDDDEDDQVYFKPILEQLAPNNPILFFDNGQSAIDYLRTSDQRPFLIISEVSMKVMSGLELRRQIEEDPELRKRAIPFIFFTHPVYRHLVEEAYELTIQGFFEKQSNIEQLRSQLQSIVSYWSNCLHPNRFTSKDIY; this is translated from the coding sequence GTGGAAAAAACGGGTCCAATTATCTTTATCGATGATGACGAGGATGATCAAGTGTATTTCAAGCCTATCTTAGAACAGCTTGCTCCTAACAATCCTATACTATTTTTTGATAATGGCCAGTCAGCTATTGATTACTTAAGAACCAGTGATCAGCGTCCCTTTCTAATCATTTCCGAAGTAAGTATGAAGGTGATGAGTGGGTTGGAATTACGTCGGCAGATAGAGGAAGATCCTGAATTACGTAAACGGGCCATTCCTTTCATCTTCTTTACTCACCCGGTTTACCGACATTTGGTTGAAGAAGCCTATGAGTTGACAATTCAAGGCTTTTTTGAAAAACAGTCAAATATTGAGCAATTGCGAAGTCAATTGCAATCAATTGTTTCCTATTGGTCAAACTGTCTGCATCCAAACAGATTTACAAGTAAAGACATCTACTAG
- a CDS encoding sensor histidine kinase, which yields MPAILDILEQQLRGIKPQLDLAAAAQSHGLHRWQKSHHLPDLLREFHHLSMSLFEELRLFRQLFPNTDPDTILLIQQHIMVFINQTVGESITKLDELQRLEAANRATSLQKALQEMEELSRQRTELLRTSSHDLRSGLGLISGAAQVLNMDELTEEERKRFTEMLNRNLSNVQSSLTDLIDLARLEAGQEPLKIEEFDAAQLLTELVSTAQDMAKERGIILRADGPANLQVKTDREKVYRIAQNLVINALKYTLSTPERLAIVSVSWSTENDWRWVFSVHDSGPGLPAGLMELFHQQLKPTVEETSVLSLDEGQPVSAKPNLEHTIETLPLGKGEGIGLQITKRLCDLLNASMEIESIPERGTLIRIRLLTQFPD from the coding sequence ATGCCTGCTATTCTTGACATCCTGGAGCAGCAACTGAGAGGCATCAAACCTCAATTGGATTTAGCCGCTGCGGCTCAGTCGCACGGGTTACACCGCTGGCAAAAGTCGCACCACCTACCCGATTTATTACGCGAGTTTCATCATTTATCGATGAGTTTATTCGAGGAATTAAGGCTTTTTCGGCAGTTGTTCCCCAATACTGATCCCGATACCATTTTGTTGATACAGCAGCACATTATGGTGTTTATCAATCAAACCGTTGGTGAGAGCATTACTAAACTTGACGAACTTCAGCGCCTGGAAGCAGCTAACCGAGCCACTAGTTTACAGAAAGCGTTGCAGGAGATGGAGGAACTTTCGCGTCAACGAACGGAATTGCTGCGAACGTCGTCTCACGACCTTCGCTCCGGTCTGGGCCTGATTAGTGGAGCAGCTCAAGTTCTCAACATGGACGAACTGACCGAGGAAGAACGTAAACGGTTTACAGAAATGCTGAACCGAAACCTGAGCAATGTTCAATCGTCGCTAACAGACCTGATTGACCTTGCCCGGCTGGAAGCTGGTCAGGAACCGCTTAAAATCGAAGAGTTTGATGCTGCTCAGCTCTTAACAGAGTTAGTAAGCACAGCGCAGGACATGGCTAAAGAGCGCGGTATTATTTTGCGTGCAGACGGACCCGCCAACTTACAGGTAAAAACGGACCGGGAAAAAGTGTACCGGATCGCGCAAAACTTAGTGATTAACGCCTTAAAATACACACTATCAACGCCGGAGCGTTTAGCGATTGTCTCCGTATCGTGGTCAACTGAAAACGATTGGCGGTGGGTCTTTAGCGTTCACGATTCAGGGCCGGGTTTACCAGCCGGCCTAATGGAATTATTTCACCAACAGCTCAAGCCAACTGTCGAAGAAACGAGTGTACTTTCTTTGGACGAAGGGCAACCTGTATCAGCGAAGCCGAACCTGGAACATACAATCGAAACCCTGCCCTTAGGTAAAGGAGAAGGTATAGGTTTACAAATCACCAAACGACTTTGTGACCTATTGAACGCCAGCATGGAAATTGAAAGTATTCCAGAACGGGGTACGCTTATTCGGATCCGTCTGCTCACGCAATTTCCGGATTAG